GCTGATACATCAAGCGTTTCTTCCTGTGCATCGAAAACGTTCTCACCTTGGTTTACTTTTTCTACGATTTGTTGTGCTTGTTCTGGGACTAAAGTATGTATCATTAACTCACCGATATTGTGTAATACACCGATAGTGAATACCTCATTTCCGTCAAGTCCTGTCTTATCCGCTAGTTTGCTAGCAATCACAGACACTTCAAATGTATCGCACCAGTATTCATTCATGTCTAAAGTTGGGACATTGTCAAAAACGCCAGATAAGACAGAAGCAACAACAAGTGTTCTTACAGGGCCAGTGCCAACTCTGATGAGGGCTTCATTTACTGAACTCACACTTTTGCTCGCACCAAAGTGGGCAGAGTTTGCTAGCCTGAGTAGCCTTGCACTTAACACTTGATCCATCGAAATTTTCTCAGAAAGTGAGCTAAAATCGACCTCCTCTTGGTTCACCATGTCTAGGAGCTCTTGCAAAACTTTTTGAATTCGAGGGAGCTCGTTGATCCTAGTTATAAGTGGTGTGTGGCTCATAGTTGGTTCCTTCGATAAAACTAGCAGGAAAGCAATGACTAAACTGTATTGCGTGGGCCTAGCTAGTATGGGTTCTAGTTACTATAGGATAGCAATTCTTATTCATACAAAGCTTTGCTAATATCTAGCCTGAAACACAGACATCCCATTCTTATACAAGTGAATCAAAAACCATGAATCAACCTTCTAGCTCTTCTTCTACGCCTATTGTTCTTACTATTGCGGGCTCAGATAGTGGAGGTGGTGCAGGCATTCAGGCTGATATCAAAACAATTTCCGCTACGGGTAGCTACGCTTGTTCCGCGATAACGGCGATAACGGCACAAAACACATTGGGAGTGTCCGCGGTTTTTCCTACGCCTTACGAGCAGGTGAGAGCTCAGCTAGAGGCTGTTTTTAGCGATATGCCCTTAGCTGCGGTAAAAATCGGAATGTTAGCCAACGCATCTATTATTGGGGTCGTGAGTGAGGTACTGCGCAAGTATGCACCTGAATTTGTTGTGCTCGATCCAGTCTTAGTTTCAAGTAGTGGAGTCCCATTACTTGAAGCTAACGCCATCTCGATGTTAAAAGAACAACTTATCCCACATGTCACCTTGCTAACACCCAATTTGCCAGAAAGCATGTTGTTAACGGGGCGCGATTGTACTGAGTCTGAAGAAGATATCTTGCAGCTTGGTGAGGCGTTAACTCAACTGGGGGCAAAAGCTGCTTTGCTGAAAGGCGGTCATATGAGTGACAAGCACAAGAGCGCAGACTGGCTTTTCTACAACGGTAAAAGTGAGCAGTTTAGCTCAGCCAGAGTAGTGACCAAGAACAGTCATGGAACGGGCTGTACACTGTCTTCTGCAATCGCGTCGTATAGTGCTCAGGGCTACAAGATGAACGATGCTATCCAACTTGCAAAACGCTATATATTTCAAGCTCTAGCGTCTTCTGATAAGCTCAACGTAGGAAAAGGTGTGGGACCATTGAACCATTTTCATATGCTGGATGTATAGTCAGTAGTTGTGATTGAGAATAAAATGAATAAACCTTAGGATCTTTCTACAAATTGACAGCAATTTGAAACATCATTTGAATGTATTGGTTAGTATCACCCCCTGATTTTGGTAAGCATGTGAAAATTATCGTGAATAGATTACTCCATCAAAAGCAATGTGGCTTCTTTATGCTATTGGCTATGTTTGTGTCAATTGCGTTGATAGCAATGTTAACTTCAGGTTTAGACTTGAAGGGACCGGTGAGTAATTTCAGTGGCTTGTTTTTCACAATCTTGACCGATTCTGCGGGCAAGGGATTTGTCATTTCTCTTGCCGTTTTATGTTTTATGGCTAGCCGCTTAGGCATCTCTCGTGAAAAACTACTTGCACGTGGTGTTCAGCTTTTCATTATCTTAGCAATCGGATTTGCAGGTAAAGTTGGTCTCAAAAACTTGACTGAAAGTCCAAGACCATACACTAACTTACTCGCTAGCCAGCTTGTTATCCCTCAGCCTTCTCATTTCTATAACCTAGATAAAGCGCAAAAAATTCAGGTTATTGAATCGATGGCAAATAAAGTGAGCTCATGGAGAATTGCTAGCTGGTTGAAAGGGATGAACTATTCATTTCCTTCTGGGCACACTATTTTTGCAGCAATTTGCATTGCTTTGTTTGGTGGGTTGTTCTTAGAGTATAAACACTACTGGTTTGCTGGTGGTGTACTTGTATGGGCTATGGGGGTTGAATATAGCCGCATATGGATGGGAATGCACCGTCCTGCGGACTTAGTTGGTTCAGTACTGTTTATTTCACTGGTGTATCTATTATTGCCGACGTTTAGTAACGTGGCACTTAAGTTGTCAGCCATGTTACCCGCACGATGCCAGCTTGCCTTCAAAAAATGTAACTCTAAGTAAAAGACATATTAGAATTTTAAGGCCCCCATTATGTCGATAATGGGGGCCTTTACGTTTAATTAAACCACTTTATGTGGTCCAAAACACTCGTAGTGGAATTGCTGATCGGAAACGCCTAACTCTAGCAACTGTTTGGCGATATGCTGCATGAAGCCGATAGGGCCGCAAAAATATATTTTGGCGTTGGGTTGCTTAATCGCTGCTTCAATTTCTTTGAGGTTAACCCAACCTTGGAAGTGATAGTCTTCGCCTAGTTTATCTTGGCCGTTAGGTTCGTTGTACCAGACAAACGAGTTCATATTCGCATGAGTCTGGATCATTGTTTCAACGTGTCTCTTGAATGGGTGGTGTTCGCCATTTTCAGCGGCGTGAACCCAAGTAACAGGTGCGTTGTGCTTCTCCAATGTTTCTAACATGGATAATGTAGGTGTTAGACCAACACCAGCAGAAATCAGTATTACAGGAGTATCTTGCTCAACCTGCATGAAGAAGTCACCTGCAGGTGCTGCTAGCTGTACTCTGTCTCCAACTTCTAGGTTTTGGTGTAAGTGGTTAGATACTTTGCCATCTTGCTCGCGTTTAACGGCAATACGGTAGCTGTTTTCTCGAACTGCAGAAGAGAGACTATATTGACGAATTTCTTGGTTTTCAAAGTGCTCGGAATTGATATAGATCCCTAGATATTGACCGGGTTTGTATGAGCAAACAGGTTTGCCGTCAGTAGGCTCAAAAGTGAAGCTGCATACCGAATTTGATTCCTGTTGTTTTTCGACTAATTCAAATTCACGTAAGCCTCTCCAACCACCAGATTGTTTTTCATTCTCCTGATAAATTTGTTCTTCACGTTGAATAAATACGTTTGCTAGAACCTGATAGGCTTCTCCCCAAGCATTTAATACTTCTTGGCCTGGAGAAAACAGTTCATCAATTGTCGCTAAAAGGTGCTTTCCTACAATGGCATATTGTTCT
This genomic stretch from Vibrio marisflavi CECT 7928 harbors:
- the hmpA gene encoding NO-inducible flavohemoprotein, whose product is MLSDKTIEIVKSTAPLLAETGPSLTAHFYDRMFQHNPELKDVFNMSNQKTGDQREALFNAICAYATNIDNLPALLSAVEKIAHKHSSFLISAEQYAIVGKHLLATIDELFSPGQEVLNAWGEAYQVLANVFIQREEQIYQENEKQSGGWRGLREFELVEKQQESNSVCSFTFEPTDGKPVCSYKPGQYLGIYINSEHFENQEIRQYSLSSAVRENSYRIAVKREQDGKVSNHLHQNLEVGDRVQLAAPAGDFFMQVEQDTPVILISAGVGLTPTLSMLETLEKHNAPVTWVHAAENGEHHPFKRHVETMIQTHANMNSFVWYNEPNGQDKLGEDYHFQGWVNLKEIEAAIKQPNAKIYFCGPIGFMQHIAKQLLELGVSDQQFHYECFGPHKVV
- the thiD gene encoding bifunctional hydroxymethylpyrimidine kinase/phosphomethylpyrimidine kinase, which translates into the protein MNQPSSSSSTPIVLTIAGSDSGGGAGIQADIKTISATGSYACSAITAITAQNTLGVSAVFPTPYEQVRAQLEAVFSDMPLAAVKIGMLANASIIGVVSEVLRKYAPEFVVLDPVLVSSSGVPLLEANAISMLKEQLIPHVTLLTPNLPESMLLTGRDCTESEEDILQLGEALTQLGAKAALLKGGHMSDKHKSADWLFYNGKSEQFSSARVVTKNSHGTGCTLSSAIASYSAQGYKMNDAIQLAKRYIFQALASSDKLNVGKGVGPLNHFHMLDV
- a CDS encoding HDOD domain-containing protein; its protein translation is MSHTPLITRINELPRIQKVLQELLDMVNQEEVDFSSLSEKISMDQVLSARLLRLANSAHFGASKSVSSVNEALIRVGTGPVRTLVVASVLSGVFDNVPTLDMNEYWCDTFEVSVIASKLADKTGLDGNEVFTIGVLHNIGELMIHTLVPEQAQQIVEKVNQGENVFDAQEETLDVSAPTLGARLAKNWNFPAEMVDAIAHFHQPREAELSPKLAVILHFAHSIHNNWESMDTESQKSDYIEKHPDSRLLSIPAEFAHIIDQSVGDGKELASQLLSN
- a CDS encoding phosphatase PAP2 family protein, whose translation is MNRLLHQKQCGFFMLLAMFVSIALIAMLTSGLDLKGPVSNFSGLFFTILTDSAGKGFVISLAVLCFMASRLGISREKLLARGVQLFIILAIGFAGKVGLKNLTESPRPYTNLLASQLVIPQPSHFYNLDKAQKIQVIESMANKVSSWRIASWLKGMNYSFPSGHTIFAAICIALFGGLFLEYKHYWFAGGVLVWAMGVEYSRIWMGMHRPADLVGSVLFISLVYLLLPTFSNVALKLSAMLPARCQLAFKKCNSK